The following proteins come from a genomic window of Paucimonas lemoignei:
- a CDS encoding cytochrome-c oxidase subunit I, with protein MNTTNSTAYNYQVVRQFVIMTVIWGIVGMGLGVFIAAQLVWPELNFDLPWTSFGRLRPLHTNAVIFAFGGCALFASSYYSVQRTCQTTLFLPKLAAFTFWGWQLVILLAAITLPLGYTSSKEYAELEWPIDILITVVWVAYAIVFFGTLATRTTKHIYVGNWFFGAFILTVAVLHIVNNLELPVSLTKSYSVYSGATDAMVQWWYGHNAVGFFLTAGFLGMMYYFVPKQAERPVYSYRLSIVHFWALITLYIWAGPHHLHYTALPDWAQSLGMVMSLILLAPSWGGMINGMMTLSGAWHKLRSDPILRFLVVSLAFYGMSTFEGPMMAIKTVNALSHYTDWTIGHVHAGALGWVAMISIGALYHMIPKVFGRPQMHSIGLINAHFWLATIGTVLYIASMWVNGITQGLMWRAVNEDGTLTYSFVETLVASHPGFIVRLAGGSIFLFGMLLMAYNTWRTVQASNPVDAAAAAQMA; from the coding sequence ATGAACACCACTAACAGCACCGCCTATAACTATCAGGTGGTCCGCCAGTTCGTCATTATGACGGTCATCTGGGGGATTGTCGGAATGGGACTCGGCGTCTTCATCGCCGCCCAACTGGTCTGGCCTGAACTCAACTTCGACTTACCCTGGACGAGCTTTGGCCGCTTGCGTCCGTTGCACACCAACGCGGTGATTTTCGCCTTCGGTGGCTGCGCACTGTTTGCCAGCTCTTATTACTCGGTACAACGCACCTGCCAGACCACGTTGTTCCTGCCGAAACTGGCGGCGTTCACCTTCTGGGGCTGGCAACTGGTGATACTGCTGGCGGCGATCACGCTGCCATTGGGTTACACCAGTTCCAAGGAATACGCCGAGCTGGAATGGCCCATCGACATCCTGATCACCGTGGTCTGGGTGGCATACGCCATCGTATTCTTCGGCACCCTGGCCACGCGCACCACCAAGCATATCTATGTCGGCAACTGGTTCTTCGGCGCGTTCATCCTCACTGTGGCGGTGCTGCACATCGTCAACAACCTGGAACTGCCGGTCAGCCTCACCAAGTCCTACTCGGTCTATTCCGGCGCCACGGATGCCATGGTGCAGTGGTGGTACGGGCACAACGCGGTGGGTTTCTTCCTGACAGCGGGCTTTCTGGGGATGATGTACTACTTCGTGCCGAAACAGGCCGAACGTCCGGTGTATTCCTATCGCCTGTCCATCGTGCACTTCTGGGCGCTGATCACCCTGTACATCTGGGCCGGCCCGCACCACTTGCACTACACCGCGCTGCCGGACTGGGCGCAGTCGCTGGGCATGGTGATGTCGCTGATTCTGCTGGCGCCCAGCTGGGGCGGCATGATCAACGGCATGATGACCCTCTCGGGCGCCTGGCATAAGTTGCGCAGCGACCCAATCCTGCGCTTTCTGGTGGTGTCCCTGGCGTTCTACGGCATGTCGACCTTCGAAGGCCCGATGATGGCGATCAAGACCGTCAACGCCCTCTCCCACTACACCGACTGGACCATCGGCCACGTACACGCCGGCGCCCTGGGCTGGGTGGCAATGATCTCCATCGGCGCGCTGTACCACATGATCCCGAAAGTATTCGGGCGCCCGCAGATGCACAGCATCGGCCTGATCAACGCGCACTTCTGGCTCGCCACTATCGGCACCGTGTTGTACATCGCTTCGATGTGGGTCAACGGCATCACTCAGGGCCTGATGTGGCGCGCAGTCAATGAGGACGGCACCTTGACCTACTCCTTCGTCGAGACCCTGGTGGCCAGCCATCCGGGCTTCATCGTGCGGCTGGCGGGCGGCTCGATCTTCCTCTTCGGCATGTTGCTGATGGCTTACAACACTTGGCGCACCGTGCAGGCATCAAACCCTGTGGACGCTGCCGCCGCCGCGCAGATGGCCTGA
- the ccoO-1 gene encoding cbb3-type cytochrome c oxidase subunit II, which yields MRHEVIEKNVGLLMILMVLAVSIGGLTQIVPLFFQDVTNKPVEGMKPYTALQLEGRDIYIREGCVGCHSQMIRPFRAETERYGHYSVAGESVWDHPFLWGSKRTGPDLARVGARYSDDWHRAHLYNPRNVVPESKMPAYPWLVTQQVDSSHTETKIKAMRTLGVPYTDDDVSGAVASLKGKTEMDALVAYLQVLGTAIKSKR from the coding sequence ATGAGACACGAAGTTATCGAGAAAAACGTTGGCCTGCTGATGATCCTGATGGTGCTGGCCGTCAGCATCGGCGGCCTGACCCAAATCGTCCCGCTGTTCTTTCAGGACGTGACCAACAAGCCGGTGGAAGGCATGAAGCCCTACACCGCGCTGCAACTGGAAGGGCGCGACATTTATATCCGCGAGGGCTGCGTCGGTTGCCACTCGCAGATGATTCGCCCGTTCCGCGCCGAGACCGAACGCTATGGCCACTATTCGGTGGCGGGCGAAAGCGTCTGGGATCACCCGTTCCTGTGGGGTTCCAAGCGTACCGGACCGGACCTGGCCCGAGTCGGCGCGCGCTATTCGGATGACTGGCACCGCGCGCATTTGTACAACCCGCGCAACGTCGTGCCCGAGTCGAAAATGCCGGCCTATCCATGGCTGGTGACCCAGCAAGTCGACAGCAGCCACACCGAAACCAAGATAAAGGCCATGCGCACGCTGGGTGTGCCGTATACCGACGACGATGTCAGCGGCGCGGTGGCTTCCCTCAAAGGCAAGACCGAGATGGACGCGCTGGTGGCCTACCTGCAAGTGCTCGGCACTGCCATCAAGAGCAAGAGGTGA
- the ccoQ_1 gene encoding cytochrome c oxidase, cbb3-type, CcoQ subunit, producing MDIQDLRGLGTLVVAIAFIGLSLWVFSSKRNAEFAEARLAPFADEPSPEPAKEQLQQEQPAVRSNQP from the coding sequence ATGGACATTCAGGATCTACGCGGCCTAGGCACGCTGGTGGTGGCCATTGCATTTATCGGTCTGTCGCTGTGGGTATTCAGCAGCAAGCGCAACGCAGAGTTCGCCGAAGCGCGCCTGGCGCCATTCGCCGACGAGCCCTCGCCCGAACCGGCTAAAGAGCAACTTCAACAAGAGCAGCCTGCTGTACGGAGTAACCAGCCATGA
- the ccoP1 gene encoding cytochrome-c oxidase subunit III gives MTTFWSTYICVLTLGSLIGLTWLLIGTRKGETKGSTDQTMGHSFDGIEEYDNPLPKWWFMLFAGTLVFAVGYLILYPGLGNWKGVLPGYENGWTGVNEWQKEMDKADARFGPIFAKFAAMPLEEVAQDPQALKMGSRLFASNCSVCHGSDAKGAYGFPNLTDNNWRWGGNADTIKATIMAGRMAAMPGWGAIIGEEGVKNVAAYVRHSLAGLPLPADDKADLVAGQQVFSSTCVACHGATGKGTEAMGAPNLTQPGGFIYGASLAQLQQTIRLGRQGHMPAQAELLGNDKVQLLAAYVYSLSRGPDQLVDSAKAAQ, from the coding sequence ATGACCACTTTCTGGAGCACCTATATATGCGTGCTAACCCTCGGCAGCCTGATCGGCCTGACCTGGCTGTTGATCGGCACACGCAAGGGCGAAACCAAAGGCAGCACCGACCAGACCATGGGCCACAGCTTTGATGGCATCGAGGAGTATGACAATCCACTGCCCAAGTGGTGGTTCATGCTCTTCGCCGGGACCCTGGTGTTTGCGGTGGGTTACCTGATCCTCTATCCGGGTCTGGGTAATTGGAAAGGCGTGTTGCCCGGCTACGAAAACGGCTGGACCGGGGTCAACGAATGGCAGAAGGAAATGGACAAGGCGGACGCTCGTTTTGGTCCGATCTTCGCCAAATTTGCCGCGATGCCCCTGGAAGAAGTGGCCCAGGACCCGCAAGCGTTGAAGATGGGGAGTCGCCTGTTCGCGTCCAATTGTTCGGTGTGCCACGGCTCCGATGCCAAAGGTGCTTATGGCTTTCCGAACCTGACCGACAACAACTGGCGCTGGGGCGGTAACGCCGACACTATCAAGGCCACGATCATGGCGGGGCGCATGGCTGCCATGCCAGGCTGGGGCGCGATCATCGGCGAAGAAGGCGTGAAAAACGTCGCGGCGTACGTGCGCCACTCTCTGGCCGGTTTGCCGTTGCCTGCTGACGACAAGGCCGATCTGGTGGCCGGACAGCAAGTGTTCAGCTCCACCTGTGTAGCCTGTCATGGCGCAACGGGTAAAGGCACCGAAGCAATGGGCGCCCCAAACCTCACACAGCCGGGCGGTTTCATTTATGGCGCCAGCCTGGCGCAGTTGCAGCAGACCATTCGTCTTGGTCGCCAAGGTCATATGCCTGCTCAGGCCGAGTTGCTGGGCAATGACAAAGTACAGTTGCTGGCCGCTTATGTTTACAGCTTGTCGAGGGGTCCTGATCAACTCGTCGACAGCGCCAAAGCCGCGCAGTAA
- a CDS encoding cytochrome-c oxidase subunit I produces MSTAIGPTAYNYKVVRQFAIMTVVWGILGMGLGVFIAAQLVWPDLNMGLEWTTFGRLRPLHTNLVIFAFGGCALFGTSYYVVQRTCQARLISDGMAAFSFWGWQAVILSAIITLPMGYTTTKEYAELEWPIAILLAIVWITYGAVFFGTIVKRKTKHIYVGNWFYGAFIVVTAMLHIVNHISLPVSLFKSYSAYSGATDAMIQWWYGHNAVGFFLTTGFLGMMYYFVPKQAERPIYSYRLSIVHFWALITLYIWAGPHHLHYTALPDWAQSLGMVMSIILLAPSWGGMINGMMTLSGAWHKLRTDPILRFLVVSLAFYGMSTFEGPMMAIKTVNSLSHYTDWTIGHVHAGALGWVAMISIGATYHMIPKVFGRPQMHSIGLINTHFWLATIGTVLYIASMWVNGITQGLMWRAINDDGTLTYSFVEALQASHPGYIVRMVGGAFFASGMLFMAYNVWRTVRASDPLEAEAAAQIAVVGAH; encoded by the coding sequence ATGAGCACAGCAATCGGTCCGACCGCTTATAACTATAAGGTGGTCCGTCAGTTCGCCATCATGACGGTGGTCTGGGGCATTCTGGGGATGGGGCTTGGCGTATTCATCGCCGCGCAACTGGTGTGGCCTGACCTCAACATGGGTCTGGAGTGGACCACCTTTGGCCGATTGCGACCGCTGCACACCAACCTGGTGATTTTCGCCTTTGGTGGCTGCGCCTTGTTCGGGACCTCTTATTACGTGGTGCAGCGCACCTGTCAGGCACGGCTGATTTCCGATGGCATGGCGGCGTTCAGTTTCTGGGGCTGGCAGGCGGTTATTCTCAGCGCGATCATTACCTTGCCGATGGGGTACACCACCACCAAGGAATACGCCGAGCTGGAATGGCCGATCGCGATTCTGCTGGCCATTGTCTGGATCACCTACGGCGCGGTGTTCTTCGGCACCATCGTCAAGCGCAAGACCAAACACATCTATGTCGGCAACTGGTTCTACGGCGCCTTCATCGTTGTCACCGCCATGCTGCACATCGTCAACCACATATCGCTGCCGGTGAGCCTGTTCAAATCCTACTCGGCCTATTCCGGCGCCACTGACGCGATGATCCAGTGGTGGTACGGCCACAACGCGGTGGGCTTTTTCCTGACCACGGGCTTTCTGGGCATGATGTATTACTTCGTGCCCAAACAGGCTGAGCGGCCGATCTACTCGTATCGGTTGTCCATCGTGCATTTCTGGGCTCTGATCACCCTGTACATCTGGGCAGGCCCGCACCACCTGCACTACACCGCCCTGCCCGACTGGGCGCAATCGCTGGGTATGGTGATGTCGATCATCCTGCTGGCGCCCAGCTGGGGCGGGATGATCAACGGCATGATGACGCTGTCCGGCGCCTGGCATAAGTTGCGCACCGACCCGATCCTGCGGTTTCTGGTGGTGTCTCTGGCGTTCTACGGCATGTCGACTTTCGAAGGGCCGATGATGGCCATCAAGACGGTCAACTCCTTGTCGCACTACACCGACTGGACCATCGGCCACGTTCACGCGGGCGCACTGGGCTGGGTGGCGATGATTTCGATTGGCGCGACATATCACATGATTCCCAAAGTCTTTGGTCGTCCGCAGATGCACAGCATTGGCCTGATCAACACACACTTCTGGCTGGCGACCATCGGCACGGTGCTGTACATCGCCTCGATGTGGGTCAATGGCATCACTCAAGGCCTGATGTGGCGCGCCATCAACGACGACGGCACCCTCACGTACTCGTTCGTCGAAGCCCTGCAGGCCAGTCATCCGGGCTACATCGTGCGCATGGTCGGCGGCGCGTTCTTCGCCAGCGGCATGCTGTTCATGGCCTACAACGTGTGGCGCACGGTGCGTGCATCGGATCCGCTCGAGGCTGAAGCTGCCGCACAGATCGCTGTCGTGGGGGCCCACTGA
- a CDS encoding cbb3-type cytochrome c oxidase subunit II has translation MKHEVLEKNIGLLAFFMVIAVSIGGLTQIVPLFFQDVTNKPVEGMKPRTALEIEGRDVYIANGCVGCHSQMIRPFRAETERYGHYSVAGESVWDHPFLWGSKRTGPDLARVGGRYSDDWHRAHLYNPRNVVPESKMPAYPFLVEKRLDGKETAKKMQVLRTLGTPYTDEDIAGAQEAVKGKTEMDALVAYLQGLGTLIKSKR, from the coding sequence ATGAAGCATGAAGTCCTCGAGAAGAACATTGGCCTGCTGGCCTTCTTCATGGTCATTGCCGTGAGCATCGGCGGCCTGACGCAAATCGTCCCGCTGTTTTTTCAGGACGTGACCAACAAGCCGGTGGAGGGCATGAAGCCGCGTACCGCTCTGGAAATCGAAGGCCGCGACGTTTACATCGCCAATGGTTGTGTGGGCTGCCATTCGCAAATGATCCGCCCGTTCCGCGCTGAAACCGAACGTTACGGGCATTACTCGGTGGCCGGGGAAAGCGTCTGGGATCACCCGTTCCTGTGGGGCTCCAAGCGCACCGGACCGGACCTGGCGCGGGTCGGCGGCCGTTACTCGGATGACTGGCACCGCGCCCACTTGTACAACCCACGCAACGTGGTGCCCGAGTCGAAGATGCCGGCTTACCCGTTCCTGGTCGAGAAACGCCTGGACGGCAAAGAGACCGCCAAGAAGATGCAGGTTCTGCGCACCCTCGGCACGCCGTACACCGACGAGGACATCGCCGGTGCCCAGGAGGCGGTCAAGGGCAAAACCGAAATGGATGCACTGGTGGCCTACCTGCAAGGCCTTGGCACCCTCATTAAAAGCAAACGGTGA
- a CDS encoding cytochrome-c oxidase subunit IV translates to MIRGLGTLVVMVAFIGLALWVFSPRRKSEFDDATLLPFADDPEAIKKVEQEQASRSGK, encoded by the coding sequence ATGATTCGTGGCCTTGGCACCCTGGTGGTGATGGTGGCCTTTATCGGTCTGGCGCTCTGGGTGTTCAGCCCCCGGCGCAAGTCAGAGTTTGACGACGCGACTTTGTTGCCCTTCGCGGATGATCCCGAAGCCATCAAGAAGGTCGAGCAGGAACAAGCGTCCAGGAGCGGCAAATGA
- the ccoP2 gene encoding cytochrome-c oxidase subunit III, translating to MSIFWSLYVTVLTLGTIFALTWLLLSTRKGQREEATEETVGHSFDGIEEYDNPLPKWWFMLFIATIIFALGYLVLYPGLGNWKGLLPGYSYMDNDKKIEFSNGEQGWTGVHEWEKEMARSEARFGPIFAKFASMPIEEVAKDPQALKMGGRLFASNCSVCHGSDAKGAYGFPNLTDADWRWGGEPETIKATIMGGRHAVMPAWAEVVGEQGVRDVAAYVLTQLDGRKLPEDAKADVAAGQKIFAANCVACHGPQGKGTPAMGAPDLTHPGAFIYGSSFAQLQQTIRYGRQGQMPAQEAIQGNDKVHILAAYVYSLSHGEKQTEPE from the coding sequence ATGAGTATTTTCTGGAGTCTGTACGTCACCGTCCTGACCCTGGGCACTATCTTTGCCCTGACCTGGTTGCTGCTGTCGACCCGCAAAGGCCAACGCGAAGAAGCGACCGAGGAAACCGTCGGCCACTCCTTCGACGGCATCGAGGAATATGACAACCCGTTGCCCAAGTGGTGGTTCATGCTGTTTATCGCCACCATCATTTTCGCCCTCGGTTATCTAGTGCTCTACCCAGGCCTGGGCAACTGGAAAGGCCTGTTGCCGGGCTACAGCTATATGGATAACGACAAGAAAATCGAGTTTTCCAATGGCGAGCAGGGCTGGACCGGCGTGCATGAATGGGAAAAGGAAATGGCCCGCTCCGAAGCGCGATTCGGGCCGATCTTCGCCAAATTCGCATCGATGCCCATCGAAGAGGTCGCCAAAGATCCGCAGGCGCTGAAAATGGGCGGGCGTCTGTTCGCCTCCAACTGTTCGGTGTGCCATGGCTCGGATGCCAAGGGCGCTTATGGCTTCCCCAACCTGACCGACGCCGACTGGCGCTGGGGCGGTGAGCCGGAAACCATCAAGGCCACGATTATGGGCGGTCGCCATGCGGTGATGCCTGCCTGGGCCGAAGTGGTGGGTGAACAAGGCGTACGTGATGTAGCGGCTTACGTGCTGACCCAACTGGATGGCCGCAAGTTGCCGGAAGATGCCAAGGCTGATGTGGCCGCCGGGCAGAAAATCTTTGCCGCCAATTGCGTCGCCTGCCACGGCCCGCAAGGCAAAGGCACTCCGGCCATGGGCGCTCCAGACTTGACCCATCCCGGCGCTTTCATCTACGGCTCCAGCTTCGCGCAATTGCAACAAACCATCCGCTACGGTCGCCAGGGTCAGATGCCTGCGCAGGAAGCCATTCAGGGTAATGACAAGGTGCATATCCTGGCGGCGTATGTTTACAGCTTGTCGCATGGGGAGAAGCAGACTGAGCCTGAGTAG
- a CDS encoding putative ferredoxin has translation MSNNIPVVNVTPPPKNDNHTVDLYASREKIYTRAFTGVFRNLRMLGGALLFLIYFGTVWLNWGGHQAVWWNLPERKFYIFGATFWPQDFILLSGILIISAFGLFFITVYAGRIWCGYTCPQSVWTWIFMWCEKVTEGDRNQRIKLDKAPMSANKFVRKLAKHSLWLLIGLLTGLTFVGYFSPIRDLVTELVTGQADGWAYFWVGFFTLATYGNAGWLREQVCIYMCPYARFQSVMFDKDTLIVSYDPRRGEKRGPRKKDVDYKAQGLGDCIDCTMCVQVCPTGIDIRDGLQVECIGCAACIDACDTIMDKMNYPRGLISYTTEHNLSGQVTHKLRPRLIGYALVLLLMIGLLVSAFFMRSLVGFDVSKDRVLYRENAEGRIENVYSLKVMNKDQVDHTYVLDATGLPDLKLQGRREFRVPAGEIFSMPVELSIAPEKLPSSTNEVIFILKDADGDSHAETKSRFIGPQVR, from the coding sequence ATGAGCAATAACATTCCTGTCGTCAACGTCACGCCGCCACCCAAAAACGATAACCACACGGTCGACCTCTACGCCTCCCGTGAAAAGATCTACACCCGTGCGTTCACCGGCGTTTTCCGCAATTTGCGCATGCTCGGCGGCGCGCTGCTGTTCCTGATTTACTTCGGCACGGTCTGGTTGAACTGGGGCGGGCATCAGGCGGTGTGGTGGAACCTGCCCGAGCGCAAGTTCTACATTTTTGGCGCGACCTTCTGGCCACAGGATTTCATCCTGCTGTCGGGCATTCTGATCATCAGTGCCTTTGGCCTGTTCTTCATTACCGTATACGCCGGGCGGATCTGGTGCGGCTATACCTGCCCGCAAAGCGTCTGGACCTGGATCTTCATGTGGTGTGAGAAAGTCACCGAAGGCGACCGTAACCAGCGCATCAAGCTCGACAAGGCGCCCATGAGCGCCAACAAGTTCGTGCGCAAACTGGCCAAGCACAGCCTGTGGTTGCTGATCGGGCTGTTGACCGGGCTGACCTTCGTCGGCTACTTCTCGCCGATCCGCGACCTGGTCACCGAGCTGGTCACCGGCCAGGCCGATGGCTGGGCATATTTCTGGGTCGGTTTCTTCACCCTCGCCACCTACGGCAACGCGGGCTGGCTGCGCGAGCAAGTGTGCATTTACATGTGTCCCTATGCGCGCTTCCAGAGTGTGATGTTCGACAAGGACACGTTGATCGTGTCCTACGACCCACGCCGTGGCGAGAAGCGTGGCCCGCGTAAAAAGGATGTGGACTACAAAGCGCAAGGCCTGGGCGATTGCATCGACTGCACCATGTGCGTCCAGGTCTGCCCGACCGGTATCGATATCCGTGACGGCCTGCAAGTGGAGTGCATTGGCTGTGCCGCGTGCATCGACGCCTGCGACACCATCATGGACAAGATGAACTACCCTCGCGGATTGATCAGCTACACCACCGAACACAACCTGTCCGGCCAGGTCACCCATAAACTGCGCCCTCGCCTGATCGGTTACGCGCTGGTGCTGTTGCTAATGATCGGCCTGCTGGTCTCGGCGTTCTTCATGCGCTCGCTGGTGGGCTTCGATGTCAGCAAGGACCGCGTTTTGTATCGGGAAAACGCCGAAGGCCGGATCGAGAACGTCTACAGCCTGAAGGTCATGAACAAGGATCAGGTCGACCACACTTACGTGCTCGACGCCACTGGCCTGCCCGACTTGAAGTTGCAGGGCCGTCGCGAGTTCCGGGTGCCTGCCGGAGAAATCTTCAGCATGCCGGTGGAGCTGTCCATCGCCCCCGAGAAACTGCCTTCGAGTACCAACGAGGTGATCTTTATCCTCAAGGACGCCGATGGCGACAGTCATGCCGAAACCAAGAGCCGGTTCATCGGCCCGCAAGTTCGTTAG
- the ccoH gene encoding protein CcoH produces the protein MSVATAQSPWYKHLWPWIIIGILTCSVTLSLTMVTIAVNNPDNLVNDNYYEAGKGINRSLDRELLAQTLKLKASVHLDELTGEADLRLSGNSRPATLELNLISPTQPQKDRRIMLTQSSTEPGRYIGQLTDKVEGRRFVELLGIEGGQTWRLFEEEQISHDKDLALGDEAIQGAEDLKK, from the coding sequence ATGTCCGTCGCAACTGCGCAAAGCCCCTGGTACAAGCACCTCTGGCCATGGATCATCATCGGCATCCTGACCTGTTCGGTGACCCTGTCGCTGACCATGGTGACCATCGCCGTCAATAACCCGGACAATCTGGTCAACGACAACTATTACGAAGCGGGCAAAGGCATTAACCGCTCCCTGGACCGCGAACTGCTCGCCCAGACCTTGAAGCTCAAGGCCAGCGTGCACCTGGACGAACTCACCGGCGAAGCCGACCTGCGCCTGAGCGGCAACAGCCGCCCCGCGACCCTGGAGCTGAACCTGATTTCGCCCACCCAGCCGCAAAAGGACCGCCGGATCATGCTCACCCAAAGCAGCACCGAGCCGGGTCGTTATATCGGGCAATTGACTGATAAGGTAGAAGGCCGCCGCTTCGTGGAGCTGCTGGGCATCGAGGGCGGGCAGACCTGGCGGCTGTTCGAAGAAGAACAGATCAGCCACGATAAAGACCTGGCCCTGGGTGATGAAGCGATTCAGGGTGCGGAAGATTTGAAGAAATGA